A window of the Sabethes cyaneus chromosome 1, idSabCyanKW18_F2, whole genome shotgun sequence genome harbors these coding sequences:
- the LOC128745205 gene encoding probable alpha-aspartyl dipeptidase: MSSLLKMGAKRQLFLMSSSTVHGYEYLQHAENDMSAFFKKNNVQKVLFVPYALTNHDSYTEKVATVLQRWGFACEGIHRKSDPVQAVKEAQAIYIGGGNTFLLLKSLYERHLVQAIHDRVLNQSVPYVGSSAGTNVATRSIQTTNDMPIVCPPSFDALNLVPFNINPHYLDPEVGGTHKGETREERIAQFHELNDASVLGLREGSTLLVDGERATLLGQKSARLFRRGREPEEFESGTDLSFLLKE; encoded by the exons ATGAGTTCCCTGCTCAAGATGGGTGCTAAACGACAACTTTTTCTCATGTCTTCATCCACCGTCCACGGCTATGAATATTTACAGCATGCCGAAAATGATATGAGCGCATTCTTTAAAAA GAACAACGTTCAGAAGGTTTTGTTCGTTCCGTACGCCCTGACGAACCACGACAGCTACACGGAAAAGGTCGCTACCGTACTGCAACGTTGGGGCTTCGCTTGCGAAGGCATCCACCGGAAGTCCGACCCAGTGCAGGCCGTAAAAGAAGCCCAAGCAATTTACATTGGGGGAGGTAACACATTTCTACTGTTGAAGTCTCTCTACGAACGCCACCTGGTGCAGGCTATTCACGATCGGGTGCTGAACCAATCCGTTCCGTACGTTGGCAGTTCGGCCGGTACGAACGTGGCCACCCGTAGCATTCAGACGACCAACGACATGCCAATCGTTTGTCCGCCAAGCTTCGACGCACTGAACCTGGTGCCGTTCAACATTAATCCGCACTATCTGGATCCGGAGGTTGGTGGTACGCATAAGGGAGAAACCCGAGAGGAACGGATCGCGCAGTTTCATGAGCTGAACGATGCATCGGTGCTGGGCCTGCGCGAGGGCTCTACGCTGCTGGTTGATGGCGAACGTGCGACGCTACTGGGACAGAAGTCGGCGCGACTGTTTCGCCGTGGTCGTGAGCCAGAAGAGTTTGAGAGTGGGACGGATTTGAGCTTTCTGTTGAAGGAGTGA